The Eleutherodactylus coqui strain aEleCoq1 chromosome 10, aEleCoq1.hap1, whole genome shotgun sequence genome contains the following window.
gagcgatgctcgctcatctctagtaggcatgtCATATGGCAGAGGTTGTTCGTAGAAGGAGGTGTCGGCGTTTTGGTGTTCATCCTCTGTTGTCCCAGACTGCCAGTCTTTGCTCCGCTAAACTGATAATCATCTCCAACTTAGTTTAGTTTCCAAAATTAAATGATCCTAAACAATCTACTACAAGTCCGCCGTGCCTTCCCTGCAATGAGCTGCAAACTTTATAGCACCCTGACAGGTGGCTGCACAATTacggcatttttttcacgcatgtccGTGCAGAGTTCgttcgcatttgcgcacccccatagactactatggggatCTTTACTGTTCAAATGaggacaaaaatagagcagaaagTTTATTTTTACTGAACGGAAATACGCACGCAATAACAAGTgatgtgagcgaacccattgaaatcaataggttctaatgTATGCGGTTTTGTGCAAGCATGCTGGGCCTCGGTAGCAGTTGCTGGTGCATGCTGCTGTACCCATGGCAGTATTGGGACGTGAGTAGCGCAGGCTGAAACCCGCTGCAGATTCGTAGTTGATtttaagtcaaaatctgcactaatggtgAGAATTTTAAGGGATATTTGATGCAGAAACTCTGCGGAATGTTCAGAATTCCACAGTGAAAATCTGCGCCAATTAACTCCATGACGTGTGATCATGTTGTTGCTGAGGAGGAGGCTGCATTACCTGTGTGCAACATGAACTATAAAAGAAAtcgaaggctaatttcacacgggcgagtgcaatatcgggccgtgaaactctgcaGTACAAGGCGTCTTTGTGTTAatacgcctcacatcacttcagggaagtagcgaccCTCTGCAGCGGCTACGCTGagttttttccattgttttcaatgggaaacctcacatcaaaCTTACGTGCACCCCACGTGCCGTGCAATGCTTTGCcagccccaatgaaaacaatgggcgatgcaagggaacgcccaaaggtaGAATATGCTATGATTATTTCCCGCACCGCGAAGCAGAAAAGAATCGCTAATGTGTATGTATAACCgcaatcaaaagaatgggtttcatatccgtgcgtctcacaatgcaccaATCTTGGGTGGTTttctcggcctgtgtaaaagtggGCGTATTTAATCGGGCGTATTATGGCAGTTGCTGCATTTACAAATACACAATTGGCGGCATAATCATTGTTCGTATACTGAGTCTTTAAGAAGGCagaaccctttaaccctttccaatccactgtctgacgtctaaagacattctgattgaaggcagtacagctccgatgtcggaagacgtccggcagggtattcttactgtagattattggccgctctgttgtcaggggcctctccagcatgtcccatactgcaatactggctctagccagcagatggcgccattgtataatgacagaaagagaaagccccctaggaaaccctaaatccaaaattggattgcaaagggttaagaaagaGCATCGATTAGATTTTCTTTTCAAATCATATCCACCGCTTTGGCCCAATGACTGAGGGGCAGTAAGTGACTACGGCTGTGATTCATTGTGGCACTTTTAGGTCGGGATCACGTATGTATGCTGCTGCCTCCAATTAGCTCCTTGAATGGCTGATGTGATTAGACTGAGACAGATTATTATTCTTCAGAACTGGACATTTTTGTGTTCTAGGTGAGTTCACAACAGTGTTTTGTTTTATATTCCGTCCTAGGAGCATAAATGAAAAAAGTTCAGTAAAGTGTTAGCCAGCAaagaagtgtgattgttctcagcaagagaaaccaagtaatcttgtagatatgatacctttttaatggctaacaaaaatacatgatgttatagcaagctttccaacctacttagggttcttcctcagacatAATGGGACACATCTAAAGGCGTATTTAATatatgtaatgtaaggagctgcaggaCCTGCTCAAatgtactgactgcagacaggatacggatccccaacacacagcaggactataagatcctgaggaaattcacatgttccacgtctgatgttgtgtacctgatcctgtgcagtgaatgtcctgttgggggcctttatgttggagaaactggACAAAAattgaaagcgaggatgagattgcattgccacacgattaaagagagaaagtcagaattacctgtggcaaagcatttttctaatcacagatacaacatacaacatatgagaGTTATTGTACTTAAAGGAAATTGTAAGtcccaacatcacagaagaatttaggaATATAAGTTTATAACGCCCTTTGGTACTATTAGAAACTGAATGAATCTCGGAGTGGCGTTTctacatcagtggagattatgagcTATGaaaaacccagagcagaggtaatatgcttgaccccctaacatcaatttagagactttcacattccttgtcactggactaattatttactgttatgctcatccctccctggtatttatgtaGGTCCTATTAATCACCTCATGTCTGTTTCTTCTTATACGGTTCTGGAATtcatttcaagtgcaaattaagtacacccagtttgtgccctcccatgtgatcatgtgtatatattcaatacatctttagatttgttccattatgcctgaggaagaaccctgagtaggtttgaaagctcactgtaacatcatgtatttttgttagccattaaaaggtatcatatctacaagataacttgctttctcttgctgagaacgatCACATTTTATCCTAAGAgcataaaatagtaaaaaaatcagaTCCATTCAATTCAATAGGACTTATTAAGCGTCAGTTTGCTCACGTTCCATCTGGTTTCTGTCCTTTAGATGGGAAAAGACTGACCTGCAGAACAtttagggctgacacccactgacgatattttctatcttgcgctgcgagagcaagtgaaaacactcgcctcgcagcgcaagaaagacgccggaatgagaccgggatatcaccagtcttttaaatggggccagcagaagcagcgctagccccattgaaaagatatggagaaaaccgcagacttctgccacagctgtgacagctgtggcagaagtgcagcatgctatcccattgctttcaatggaatcggcgctgctgccggtccaattgaaagcagtggtttttggcaaaccctgcagtatgattttcttgaaatataagcccttccttgaaaatcatcaataagtggttaaaaaaagtaaaaaacctaAGCTTACCCGGATATGGACCAGATATCCAAAAACGTCACCTCCATAGATTAAGTGTGTAAGCAGCATATAGGGTTTTTTCTTTAAAGCATCAGCAAATCATCTTCTGAAGTAAAAACATCTCTTTATTAATCCATTTTCTTGCTTAATAGCAcgctatataataataataactctgcagtatgattttcggggaagggcttgaaatataagcccttccctgaaaatcatcaataagtggttaaaaaaagtaaaaaaaaagtaatcacctatccgccgctcacacgcgtcctccggctagctccccgacactgctatccagcactttgagcaggcggggatttaaaaatccctgcctcctgaaagggctgtgctgattggctgagagctcagccaataacagctagtgcttagctattcattcgtGAATATGCTAAGCACTCatatagctaagcactagctgttattggctgagcgctcagccaatcagcacagccctctcaggaggcggggatttttaaatcttggccttctgaaagtgctggatagcagtgtctgggagccagccggaggacgcgtgtgagcggcggataggtgagtacttttttttttttacttttttaaccacttgatgatgtttttcagggaagggcttatatttcaagcccttccccgaaaatcatactgcagagtTGTTATTATATAGCGGGCTATTAAGCAAGAAAATGGATTAATAAAGAGATGTTTTTACTTCAGAAGATGATCTGCTGATGCTTTAAAGAAAAAACCCTATATGCTGCTTACACACTTAATCTATGGAGGTGACGTTTTTGGATATCTGGTCCATATCCGGGTAAGCTGGCATATATGAGCTTTTTTCCCACCTCGTGCTAGAGGATAATTGAGTGCAGCAACCATATATTGAAACACTATAGGATGAAATAACGCggtatgctgtgctattttgtcttgTAAAATGCCAAAACCTCAGCCAGAAACTAAtgggacctcattatagtcagtggggtccatttggCACCGCTTGGTTCCATTATATGATAGTTCTGTTCAGCTAATAGTAGTCATaacggagcagaaaaatggaagccATGTGAACGCGAGCGCAATGCGAGGTTTCGCATTGAAAACAATCAAAAACACTTACTGATCATCCAACATGGCTGAAAGCCACGCCAGAGGATGGCAACCTCaccaaagtgatgggaggcattttttgcAGAAACACGCCTTGCATCTGCCGATATATCGCACATGCGCAATATTGGGCCCAGTTTCACGGTCAGATATCGTGTTCGACCGTGTGTTGGAAGCCTAAAGCTGGATTCACATAAAcatatgcatatttgtgcatcagGCATTGCGCATTTGCATGTGCAACTGTGTTTTTAACAGAATTTTTTACATGTGCAAGTTGTGTGTAATCGCATGTGCAAAAAACAGTAAACACCATCAGAAAAAATGCACAATGCAGGAATTGCCTTTATTTTTTTCAACTCCATCCCCCCCTCATTTTTttataaagcgatcaaaaagttgtaggtGCATTACAATAGTACCAGCAGAAACTACAGCTCGCCTTGTAAaagacgagccctcacacaactccaTCAACAAGAAAAATGTAATGGTTGTCAggatatggcaaaaaaaaagtaattttttttttttaatggtattttaTTTCTAAAAGTAGtacatcacaaaaaaaaatgctaaagttGTCATCTCCGTAATCATACTGACGCAGAGAATTACGTTAAGATGTTATCTTTACTGCTTTGGGAATGCCGcaaagacgccccccccccccccccaaaaaaaagacacaatcgcgttttttccatttcaccccaattTGAAGCTTTCAACAAAAGCTCCAACACCACAACAAAGCCGAATAAAAGTCCATCTTTATTTAACGCATTCTAAACAACAAATATGGTGGATCCCCACGACATGCAATGCTTTTCGGAAAGAAAACTTCCTACTTCACCTCTTGGTCccctaaaaaaacaagccctcatgtgatTATGTCAATGGTAAAATATAAATTAGGAATTTTTGAAAgcgaagaagacaaaaaaaaaaaatacaaaatatggTTGATTGGAAAGGGGCTAATTGAAAATTTTGAATGCGAAACGGCTACACAGTGATTACTATAATAATTACATTACAGCAAACTGAAATGTTAATGGAATATTGGATCACATTCTTCTTAAATTGTTAAATGTCATCGATTGAAtttacacagaaaaaaaatggaataatctAACCTAACTATAACATTTCTTAGAATCCACCAAATAGTGCCGTAACCATAAGAAATTTCCGAGCTTCAGGGTATCTACGCACAGGCTGCAGGGTGTCTACGCACAGGCTGCAGGGTGTCTACGCACAGGCTGCAGGGTGTCTACGCACAGGCTGCAGGGTGTCTACGCACAGGCTGCAGGGTGTCTACGCACAGGCTGCAGGGTGTCTACGCACAGGCTGCAGGGTGTCTACGCAGAGGCTGCAGGGTGTCTACGCACAGGCTGCAGGGTGTCTACGCAGAGGCTGCAGGGTATCTACGCAGAGGCTGCAGGGTATGTACGCAGAGGCTGCAGGGTATGTACGCAGAGGCTGCAGGGTATCTACGCAGAGGCTGCAAGGTATCTATACCCATGCTGCTGaaccccaatgtaaaatctggaACAGTGACTCAAGTGTACATTTTCATTTAGGTTTTGGTCTCTTTATAGTGTATGTGAAAGAgacaccttatgggccccctaaggctactaGTCCCTGGTGCAACTCCACCCTCTGCATCCGCTTTAGTCATGCCCCCGCATTTACAGTAATAGAGTGTAACAGTCCACAGTGAATTTTATTATGTACAGTAAGGGGATATTATTTCTTTATATTAGAGGTTTCCAACATTTTATCCCTTGTGAACCACATTCAACTGTGACTGGTCAAGAGCCGCATTCAACTCATGGAGGGACAGAAATTTTTGGGCCAGAGTTACACAACCTCTTTGGACACAATACTTGTCATGCAGCCAAAGATTACACCATGACCCCACTATATCTCaacctaatgtaagtgaatgtgaTCATGTCATGACTAGCAAGTTGCTGCTGGCCAACAATCGCAAGAAATCCAAACCTGATGCATTCCCTTGCATTCAGATGCGATGTACAGTAGCGGGCTGTAGTGCAATATTTGGCCACACGACAAGTGTTGCGCCAAAAGCCACCATGTAGTACATGTTCAGGATCCGGGTcgggaggggtgtcgtctctccttaatgagagcacccagaaggtgtgtggagacacctagaaggtgagtgagtcaGGAGGGGCATCGCCTCTCCCCAAGGGGTGTGTCGAAAGAAGTACATCTAATATTATGCCATCCGAATTGTAACTATTTGGTGGTCAGGATATGTCTGCAATAAAGTCATTTGCATATAGTTACAACTCAGAACTTCCCTGACGAGCCGCACAGCAAGGAGTCACGAGCCACATGTGGATCCCGAACCACTAGTTGAGGACCACTTCTTTATATGAAACAAACCTCAATATGGAACAAAGATGGTTGCttctttaatgtgttttttatatGTATTTGTGTACAAATTTAGTAGATAAGTGTTCAGATTCATAAAGTGTCAGCTGATTATTAACGGTGTATTTCACtgactggttaaaaaaaaccctgcaacaaTACAGGGTGGCAGGGAGTTGGGTATGCAGGTGGTACAGCCCTTGTTTTGGTCTCATTTGGCTACACTTATGAGCAGATGCCCCCATCTACCCTCTATATAGAGCTGCAACATGACTGTTACGTTTGTGCAGTTCGCAAGTACAGCACCCCCCATGGATGCTACCGACGTGTCACATATAGATGTAACCAATGTCCACAATGGGCAAATAAAGATGGTTCATAATGCAGTAGCATAAACTCAGTATTTGGTAGATGTGAAAAAGTCCCCCACAGAATAAATAACCGCAAGTAAGGAGCCAGCTGCCTTAGCAAACACCTCAAGTAGGACAATAACTGGCAACCATGAAGAGGTGGGCctggaataaatacacttctAATATGGCTGATTGGTCGGGTTagggaaacacctccctgtcTACCAATCATTCCATACACCGCAGGATATATTGAAGCAGAAAAGAGGAGAACATAAAACATTGAAGCATTTCCGATAGATAACAGCTAGGGAAACTTCTGCAAAGATGGGGAACACTGAGGGATCCCCACCAGATGACACCTAAGGAAACTTTTTCAATGTGAGGAAAGAGGCACTCACAGGTCCTGAAGGACAGGGCGCATGCACTGAAGACACAATTACTTGGACCGGGgctgacattgtgacatcaccctatGGCCGATGTGGCACAACAATGACATACTAGATCCATGGAAGGTGCTGCCATAGCCACATTGATATGGTCCCATTTGAGCTTCCATTTGACTCTTTTTAGGTGGTAGCAAGAGACCAACCAAGACATCTTAAAATTGCGGGCTAGTATTTGAGATTTATAACGTGTATTTCTGTTCATTACAGAATTTCCACAAAGCAACTAACGAAGAAAGACTATGCATCATCAGGACCAGCTCTCCACTGAACAAAGCGACATCTTCTGACCAAATCTGAATTGTGGCCCATCGGCTACCCAAAACATAGTAGTTTTCCTAAAAGATCAATCATTTTCCTATAAAGACCTAATGATACAGTGGATGACCAGGGCTGGGTTCTCTAGAATACAGCCATTTTGGAAGTGATCTAATCATGAGCTTATTCTGCATCTCCGGCCCACGTAAACAGGAATATGAAGAACGGCTCCATCTTTACTGACCATAGTTGTAACAGACACAATTTCTAGACCTCCATTATTTTGTACAGCAGCATCACCGGTCGCACAATAGTATCTCAAGCTATGACTGAAGTCTATTTAAAATTCCGTGGAAACCGAACTATCTTCGTCCACCAGTTCCCAACAGTGGCCACAGAAGCGACCGCTACAACCACAGATAAATACTCCAACCTGTATATGTATGTGGGCTTGTTCCTCGGCCTGCTTGCTGTGCTCCTGGTCCTGCTGTTCACAATGCTTCTACGTCTCAAACATGTAATCTCACCCATCACGACTAACACGGAAAGCACGGACATGCCACAGTTCACGGATGTCGAAATGCAAGGGAGGTCGCAAAGTGCCTAATGGACTTACCGTAACATAGACAACCATGCGCTGCAAGGGCGTAGCAAACGCTTCTGCGTTGGACGCAGATGTCACATTCTGTTCCCCCGCCGGACTTTTCTTTTATAGAGTTTGGACTTTAAGATGACAAGATTTACTGTGGACATTCCTAGAGTTTTTATGTATTCTACACCTTGATAAAGCACAGATATGATTGCAAAGGACCAA
Protein-coding sequences here:
- the SERTM2 gene encoding serine-rich and transmembrane domain-containing 2; its protein translation is MTEVYLKFRGNRTIFVHQFPTVATEATATTTDKYSNLYMYVGLFLGLLAVLLVLLFTMLLRLKHVISPITTNTESTDMPQFTDVEMQGRSQSA